The uncultured Desulfovibrio sp. DNA window GTGCTGGCTGGAGTTTGCTAAGTCTTCTTCAATGAAAAATTCGGCAGGATGGGTAATGCCTGCCGGGCCTACAGGTGTGATCCCAGTGGTCACGGAGGTTTTCTGCCATACAAAAGTCCCACCGGCTTTGCCGGTGGGTTCCTTTTTTATGGCGCATGAAACGGACGGCTTCTGCCCTTAGCGGAATGTTGCGGGACGGGTGAAGGCCCAGTCGTGCTGGCGGACTGCCGCATGGCAGTCGATGCATTCTTTTTCAAAGGAGGCGTCCTTGCCATAGGGCGTGCGGTCCGTGCCGACCCAGCGCGCCCAGCCCCAGCCGGTTCCGTTGGCAGCGAATTTCTTGCTGTCCTTGAACATGAATTCGGCGTTGAGGAGCTTGTGGGGGACCACAGCGGCAGGCCAGTCTTCTTCAGTGGTTTCTGACCAGGCGACCTTGGCAAGGATGGCGCCGTCAGGCCAGGGGGAGGTCTGGCCGCTGCGGGCCGCCTGGACGGCAATGTCATTGCCAAGAATAACGCGCATGCTTTCCCGATCCAGGCGGTGCGAAATGGAGATCACGGCCCAGTTTTCAAATCCTTCCGGGATGGCAAGACCATTGGGGGCGGGGGGCGTCGTGCTCTCCCCTGCCATGGTCGGAGCCGCACACAGACACAGCACGCACAGCGTGGACAAGAGGGAAACAAATTTCATGACAATCCTCCGTGACGTGGCGCTCATGCGCTGACCGGGCCTGTCCCGCAGGGCATGTCGCCAATTATTGATAATAAGAATTGTTATCTAAATATTTTTGCATGTCAAGTTACTTTTGTCACAAGAAGTCTGAAGCACTGACGAGGCTGGCCCGGTGCCGCATACGGGGACTGACCACGGAAAACCAT harbors:
- a CDS encoding cytochrome P460 family protein, whose translation is MKFVSLLSTLCVLCLCAAPTMAGESTTPPAPNGLAIPEGFENWAVISISHRLDRESMRVILGNDIAVQAARSGQTSPWPDGAILAKVAWSETTEEDWPAAVVPHKLLNAEFMFKDSKKFAANGTGWGWARWVGTDRTPYGKDASFEKECIDCHAAVRQHDWAFTRPATFR